One window from the genome of Rhinolophus ferrumequinum isolate MPI-CBG mRhiFer1 chromosome 22, mRhiFer1_v1.p, whole genome shotgun sequence encodes:
- the KPRP gene encoding keratinocyte proline-rich protein — translation MCDQQYIQYCPPPPCCVKGSSFYPSPSACAGSPVVVQAPGEMQIVECPAPCPVQFSQVTCQAPCQSQTMAVKCQASSKSKTTKVKCQAPCQSQTMPVMSQPLCQAPCQVLCQAPCQSEVCYVQCAAPGPVQTCYVDCAPMCYTETYYVEHPAQTYVPCPAPQPRQTYVVRSPACQTQQGFSTQCQYQGSFSGGAPQRQSRAPFRTQAPPCQSQGSYGSFSTQQRHSQSTSRCPPPRQLQPAYHSCSPPRRPEPRYSSCQPPRSSSGCSHYCTPPRRSEPIYHSGCSRAPGSSCSQRSGPKCRIEISSPCCPKQVPPQRCPVQIPPIRRRFESCAPRSPCGASCPDLRPCGDPCPPRRFGQCPEPSLPRYPLPAPRPCPRPERCPSPEPRRCPPPRQLSEPSPAPRPCPAQRESKEPRPQPQPRERPEPRQNPEPIPLPAPCLSPEPPVQPRRCPSPCSGPNPIPSSGDLGCQESRPYHLDTEAPSCGPAGYDQCGGNGASFAPCDVFPEPQGLGGYGAKGGTSVGGKGGAYAGRKSAYF, via the coding sequence ATGTGTGACCAGCAGTACATTCAGTATTGCCCGCCGCCCCCGTGCTGTGTGAAGGGTTCTTCCTTCTACCCCTCTCCATCTGCCTGTGCAGGGAGCCCGGTGGTGGTCCAAGCCCCTGGTGAGATGCAAATTGTGGAGTGCCCTGCACCGTGCCCAGTTCAATTCTCCCAGGTGACGTGCCAGGCTCCCTGCCAGTCTCAGACCATGGCAGTGAAATGCCAGGCCTCATCCAAGTCTAAAACCACCAAGGTGAAGTGCCAGGCTCCGTGCCAATCCCAGACCATGCCGGTGATGAGCCAgcctctgtgccaggctccatGCCAGGTTCTGTGCCAGGCTCCGTGCCAGTCGGAGGTTTGCTACGTGCAGTGTGCAGCCCCCGGCCCTGTTCAGACGTGTTATGTAGACTGTGCTCCCATGTGTTATACAGAAACTTACTATGTGGAACACCCAGCCCAGACCTACGTACCCTGTCCAGCCCCTCAACCCCGCCAGACTTATGTAGTACGTTCCCCAGCTTGCCAGACTCAGCAAGGATTCTCCACTCAGTGCCAATATCAGGGCTCCTTCAGCGGCGGTGCCCCCCAGCGTCAGTCCCGGGCTCCCTTTAGGACTCAGGCACCCCCGTGCCAGTCCCAGGGCTCTTACGGGAGCTTCTCCACGCAGCAGCGCCACTCTCAGAGCACCAGCAGATGTCCCCCTCCTCGCCAGCTGCAGCCTGCCTACCACAGCTGTTCCCCACCGCGGCGCCCTGAGCCCCGCTACAGCAGCTGCCAGCCGCCCAGAAGCTCTTCTGGCTGCTCGCACTATTGCACCCCGCCCCGCCGCTCCGAACCCATCTATCACAGCGGCTGTTCTAGGGCCCCCGGTTCAAGCTGCTCTCAGAGAAGTGGACCTAAGTGTCGAATCGAGATTTCCTCGCCCTGCTGCCCCAAGCAGGTCCCTCCGCAGAGGTGTCCGGTTCAGATTCCTCCCATCAGACGCCGCTTCGAGAGCTGTGCTCCACGATCCCCCTGTGGTGCCTCCTGCCCGGACCTGAGGCCATGTGGAGACCCATGTCCACCCCGGCGATTTGGTCAGTGTCCAGAGCCGTCACTGCCACGATATCCACTTCCTGCCCCACGTCCGTGTCCACGCCCAGAACGATGCCCGAGCCCAGAGCCCCGCCGGTGTCCTCCACCGCGGCAACTTTCGGAACCGAGTCCAGCCCCGCGTCCTTGCCCAGCGCAGCGTGAGTCGAAGGAGCCACGTCCACAACCGCAGCCCCGTGAGCGCCCAGAGCCGCGTCAGAATCCAGAGCCAattcccctcccagccccctgcctAAGCCCGGAGCCCCCTGTGCAGCCTCGGCGCTGTCCCAGCCCGTGCTCAGGCCCAAACCCGATTCCAAGCTCAGGAGACCTAGGCTGTCAGGAGTCGCGTCCATACCACCTGGACACGGAGGCCCCCAGCTGTGGCCCAGCCGGTTATGACCAGTGCGGCGGGAACGGTGCTAGCTTCGCACCTTGTGATGTGTTTCCAGAGCCACAGGGTCTGGGAGGTTATGGAGCTAAAGGAGGCACCAGTGTTGGAGGGAAAGGTGGAGCCTATGCTGGGAGAAAGAgtgcctatttttaa